A window of Corvus hawaiiensis isolate bCorHaw1 chromosome 15, bCorHaw1.pri.cur, whole genome shotgun sequence genomic DNA:
AACATCAACACATACTGATGATAACAGCACAGCAATCAGCGACATCGTAACAATTTCTTAAAACATCCAATTCTTCTCATCTGCAGAACTGTAAAAACAAGGCTGAGAAACCCCAATTCCAAAAACTCACCTTATCTACAGATGCttgcatttttgcttttatctcctCTAACGACAGAGGGACTTTTGGTGTTTTTGGAGTTAGAGTTTTATCCTTCTTGGAATCTGGAGTCTGAAAATTATTCATTTCATTAGTAACTTGCACATGAAGCTACTCAGAATATAAGATAAATTTTGTAAAAACAAGGTTACAGTAGACTAGAACCTACTGTAGATTTTATATGGAACAGAAGAACAAGTTATCACATTGACAGTCCATATAGTTTTCAAAAAGTCACAAAACCTAGATTTGTGCTTCCCACACATTCCTCAGAAGCatgaaaaagaacaattttaagTCTGGAGTTATTATGGTTAGCATAGCTGGTATCTTATGCTTCTGGGCAGGTGCTTCCAAAGCCCTTTCTCTCAACAGAAATGAACCAAAAATAGCCAGAATATTTAGTGATGAGTTTACTCCACATCTGCAGCCAGATTAGGTCATGCTTTAAAAGGCACACCTGCACTGCTTTTTGGATGCTATCCTGCCATGTACCCCATGCTCATTTCTGAATGAACCTTCCTGGCATCATGTCTGAGTACATGCAGCAAGGAAAAGCTGCACAAGGAAGCAGGACACGGTTACACAGCACTGAACAAGAAAACTGTCAGTCCTGAAGTGGGTCAGTGCCATGAGAGCCccttagcagcagcagcctccaacTGTTCCCCGGTGGAAACACACTTGGCAGTCACCCTCTTGTACAAGGTGCTGCACAAAAACAATAGATTTAGTGTTTCAAACCAAAGACTTACCAATATTCCCAAAGGGCAGTATATCTGATTTCAAATCTTGGCTGTCATAGGTATATACTGATCACTGAAGAGTTTCACAGAGAACATGAAGCAGTGAACAGTATCCTCAACATGCTTTATATTAAGATTAAAAAACTTCACTTAAATGTTAGTATGCTGTTTGAAGCTACCATTAGGCAAGAAACACTAAAATTCCACACTAGAAtaaacctttgtttttctcagttgtTTTCACTCACTTTTGATTTAGATGCTGGTGTAGATGGCTTAGAgtcttttccattttgctttgctttctgcatattttttcctgcaACCTCACGAACAGGCTGAAAAGAAAGCACACAAGGTAATCTGTCAAATGAGCTGCAAGTAAACTCAAGATAGCACATTACAGGAACCCAAAGGAAAACCTGGCAGTGCAGCGCAGTAACATACCCAAGAACAAGTTCTGTTATGATACCACACAACTGTGTGGGACTCCCATTGTATTTTCCTTAAATAGATCACCTTTCCTTATATATTAACATGCAGTCCTTGGGGGGCAGATATTGCTTTAAGATGAATTCCTGGTGGCACTGCAGTTCCATGACCTCATTCAGTGCTACTTTTCTTCTGTAACACAACCCTTACCTCATTTGCCATTTCATCCAGAAATATTGTCTGGGATGCGCATGGGACGTGACACCACACAAACATTTAAGATATGGAGTCTTAACACTCCTATATAAATCAAGGGACCATTTTGTTCAGTCACCCTGGATTATATCAGACAGCAAGAATCTGCAGTTCAGACTGTCTTTCTTTACCAGGCCATTGTGCACTATCACCTATGGAAATTCAGTAGGGACAGAGCAGCACACGGTGAAGTAAAACATTAAATACTTGTTTTCAAACAGTAGATATGAGCACAAAAACCCAAGCCAAGGTACACAAGAAAAtgcctcccttctccctgccctgctgtgcgTTGACTGCACCACCAGATGGCACTCGAGGCCTGGCAGAATGGCACATCCAAGCACTTGCCCGCCGGCAGTGAACCCTCTCCACAGGCTCACCCACTTACAGCATTTTGTATTTAAGGTCgctaaaaaaaccctttccacAGCATGCAGGACTGAAACTGCAAAGCACAGCGCGCTTGGAGCAGGATTTTGCTTGCTGCCCAACAGCCATCCAGGCCCACACGAGTCTGAGAGCTGCATGCCTGTGCTGATAGAAACCCCATCGCCCCTCTGCAGCCAAGGAAATAAAACGTAGACTGGATGGACACACACTCACATTGAAGTGTTCTCATGTCCTATTACAATTTCTTTACACAGGCTGAGCTAAGTGCAAAAACCAATCCATCCCCCATTCACACATTCCAGACAGCTGTGCTAAAACTCATTGATTTAAGGGACTACCTGCCAGATTACTGTTGTATCACAGTATTAGCCACTTACTTTCTTTATTGgtgctttaatttcttcctcatcATCCTCTAAGTCATCCTCATCACTACAATTAGAAAGGAAGTCACTCACCATAACTCAAGATTCACATTAGGAATTgatcttccccctccctcccagtAACATGTTTTATTCATGAAGGAAGCAAGCAATCTTTCCAAGTTTACCTTATACCTTAACACACAGCTAAGTGCTAGGGCAAGCACTACTTTTAAAGCAGTTACATGCATTCCCTCCTCTTCAATACTGAAGGGATGTATCCTAGGGACTTCCACTACTATTGTTAGGAGTTAATGAGTAACAGGAAGCCAAGCATTATAACCCAGTATGACATATCTGAATAACACTAATTTAGATAGCACTGCAGAGATAAATAAGGCAAGTATGCTTTTTCCCTAGCCAAGATACAGCAGCTTTTTCACTTAGGATCCAGTTATGTCACACAATTCATATTCTGAAAGTTAACCctgcatttcaaaatacattatcAAAACAAGAATACATACTCATCGTCgtcatcctcatcttcatcatcatcctcatcatcctctgctagttttggttttttcttttaaaaagaaaagtctgtTAAGTGTTGATACCATTTTGTGGTAATAAAGAGCAACTGTCATCTAAAATATTTGTGGCATAACTACAAGACTATCTTCCATCAATTTAGCTAAACCCAGGAAGTCACAGCTGCCAAGTCCAAAGCTACTGACAAGTTTACTGCATGTGCTCTGAGCATACAAACCTTTCCTTCAGCACCTAAACTCCTGCAGTACACACTGATGTTTATACCAGAACCTGCAGTTACTGCAGGGGACAGAATTTCCACAGAAGTAGCCATTATATTCATCCTCCAGCAAAACTTTGGGAGCTTTCTGTACTTAGTTACACTTCTGTAATTTAGTACAGAATAATCCCCTTCCACTTATTATAGCAAGCCACCTAACTTACTCCTAGAGGCAGCACTAATACTAAACTagaagaaaatgctgtgaaCAAAGTGACTGCAAGTCCATATACCTGTGGTGTTTTAGCTCCTCCTCCACTTGCTGGTCTCTTTGTTGAAGCATTAACAATTTTTGtatcatcctcctcctcatctgaTTCTGGTTCTTCTTCTAATGCTGATAAAACAAAGGCAACGTGTAAAAACCTCACCTTATTAAACAATAGGTAAAGCAAGACTGCTAGTAGGAAACAAAGAGCATCACCCACAACTGAGTAGCTTTGATCTTGCTGAAGTGCTGAACTGATAGTGGGAAGCTTTTTACTAGTGACCTAACCACTGACCAGAAGTTTTCCAGCTGACTGCATGCAGATACTACCACAGGGAAACCCAAAACGGGTGAACAATCACCACACACAACTGGTTGGAACACTCCTCACACACAACAGACCacagaaagttaaaaataacattttctccATTCCTAAGGAGACACATTTAAAAACTAGTAGAGAGAAAGATCAAAGATGATTCTCCAAAGCAGAAGGCTAGTCCTAGGTTAGTTTAGCTAAAAATCAAAACTATTTCATGGGTAGTCTTCTCACACTCAGCTAATAAGCAGAAAGCCAACAGTGGGACACCAACACCCACTTTCAAGGGGAGGAATTACAACTCAAATTGCAAGGTTGATAAATGCCCCTTTATCCATACAAAACAAGTGGCAAGCAAAGGCATGCAAGCACTCCTCTGAACTTCTGCCCTACAGTCACTCCATGCCACCAATGACGTGACTTTATGATTCAGAGGGTCAGTATCAGCAAAAGCACTTCTGGAGGCACCAGCTCCGCATCCCCTGGAgtcctgctggtgctgccaggTGCCCGGACAGAGCAGTGAGCAGCCATACGTACCTACGAGGTGCTGACCGCTGACGTAAACAGGCCCTGAACCACATTTCAATCTCAACACCACTGGTGGTGTGATCTCAAAGCCGCCTAATGAGACCTGTGGGACAAAGCATCGTTATTCAGTCGAATATTCCAAGAGAAGTGTACTCAACAGACACTCCATCCAAGCGGAAACAGTAACACCAACAGCTGGAGACTCCATGGCTAACACAGTTACTCCACGTTCCCACTGACAGAATACTCTGGGAGTGTTACAGAGTCAACTCAGGGTCAATAAGCCACCAACAGGGGTTTACTACATTCATGGCTTATCCTCATTAAAGCACTCCAAGGCCATACCAATACACATTTGCTTCTACTCCACTTGGCAGCACTGTCAATTTGAACATTATCCGTCCCACCTGCCCCTGGAGTTGTGTAGTTCTATTTGTACATCATCAGCAACTGAGTCAAACTACCTTCCAGATAGCAGAAATGACAAGAGGGTGCCTGCCCTTGGAGTGACAAAGAAGAGCAATCACCTGAAGAGCTTGGGACcttcagaaaaaacaaattgcTCTCATCCCGGGTTTAAAGAAAGCAACACAGCTTTAAGATGAATCTGCTTGGATATACTTGTAGATATATACAGATGAAATGTGTAATTGTAATTTGAACAAGTCAATTATCTCCAGATGACTAAAGTAACTCTACCAGGCACAAGAGATGTTTGTATTTACTACCACCAAAACAGACACTTGTCTGAACACACTGTTCAGTCTCACTAAAATTCAGTTGACCCAAgccatttttaacttttttctcaCTAGACACCAATATTACAGTCGATTTTCCCAAGTTTCTGCACTTACTGTAGGCTGCACTGACATTTTCAGAGATGCCAGTACTACTTTAGTAGGGTTGCCTTCATAGTCCAGTGCTTCTGCTTCTACAACGTGTAATTCGTCTTTGGCTCCAGCTCCTAAAGTAACCTGTGAAGTCAAGAACAAGGCACAGTCTGAGCATCTTCCCCAATATTTTAAAGTCTTCTAAACCCCATTCACTGTTCTGCATCAATGAATGCTGAAATGTGCATTTCTAACTACTAATGATTCAACCACACTCTAGCCCAAGCCAGTACTCTTTCTCAGCAACACTGGAACTTCCAAGGCACACCTCCAGGCATGTTTTGATGACAGTGAAATCAGGTCATTTGCTGGTGGATCACTGCACTGAAACAAGGCAGTGGCAAGTTCAGTCAGCCCTACAGCTAGTCCAAGAAGCACATACACATCATCTCTTCCACAGAACCTCAGCCTACAGCCTTCCCCTTCCTGCCATCAGCCAATCGCTTCCCTGTATCACACTGTGCACCTTCTGCTTACTTGACCTTCACTGAGGAGTCAAGTCTAACACCAGCTCAGTTGAACACTGTGATTTATGCACATGTCTTTTGCTTTAATTCACCATGGACTGAGAACTGCTGTCCCAAGGCATTTCTAAACTCAACTGCCTGGATTCCTTACTCTGAGTAAGAGTCTGGCACTTTCTGAAGAGTCAAAACTCATAGCTGCAAGGAGACAAGTGAAAGACATTGGTCAGGCCTGAAATTCCAGTTCACTGAACCTCTGGCCTCTCAGACAGGACTACATGCAGAAGATGTGAAAATCAAGAATCCCTTGTACTACAGCTATTCCCAACAGCAGTGCACAAGGCTCTGTGTTCCCTTTCCTAAAGCCCATGCAACAAAAGCCTCCCAACCCCCACAGGAGACATGGGTGTTAATACTTCAGGCAGATGCATACAACTCAAGTTTCCATTCTCCAAGAGCTGAGCTTTAAGGAGGCTATAATGGTTCAGACTTAGATGTATCAGACTGAAGGCTGGGAAACAGAATATTGGATTCACTACTTCTGGCAGATTTTTATTAGCAATTTAAAGAGGTGAAATTGCAGCTCTGATCTCGCCTTTTAAATGTGTTGTCAACAACACTGACTTGTTCAGCTAGTGGGACAAAAATTTTAGAGCATGCCCTCCACCCTCTACTACTCCTGTCATTTGCTCCAGTTCAAGTAATACTACAGCACTTACTCTTCATTTATTTCCTGTGTTTGGCAAGCATCCATGTATGTGCTTAAATTTCTACACTGAAGGAATGCACACGGAATAAATAGGTAATGAGGCAGTGACCACTCCTGTTAGCTATTACTAGGACATTTTCAGAAACTCACACCACTTTTACCTCCTTCATCCACCCATCCCTTTTCACTTTTACCCCCTTTTCTCCCCATCTTGCTGTACCTCATGCCCAAATCCATCACCACGCTTGTATGTTAACAGGCACTTCTACTCATCTGGGCTTTTATCAAGAGCACAGATCAGTCCTCAGGTATTTGCTACCTTCACACCTTATCTTTCTGTAAGTTCTTCCTATGCTCAACAAGGCATTTTCTGCTTGCAACCACATCCCAGACCTTTTAACTCTTTAGTCTCTCAAACATTTCCTAGTTTGTCCTTTGTTATCTTAACCCCATTTCTCCTGTGTATCATCCCTTTTTGTTCTATGAAAAGAGGTTATTAATTAAAGACTTTATCCCCCCCAAAAGCCTAACAACAAAGTAGCACTGTGGATCGATCTGCTTCATCCTTCACACAGTGTACAACATCAGAAGAGAAGCTAcaagaaattttgaaaaaattaaaaaaatagaaaaagaatgtTGGGTAAAATCATACAATCGAAGTATCACTAATTTTATCTGCATAACAAGCATTCAGATACAAGAACTTGGCATATGGACTTCCCCATACATACTTTATTGTTATATTCTTCCATCAAAAGAAATTGTAATCAAGAACAAATTACTCATTGTCAGGTCCAGGCTGCACTTTTCATAATACACAAGGATGGAAAACACATGAGTCACATAACTAACACAGAAGTGTTTTAAGTAACACTATGAAGTGTTTAGGGATCATTATTATGCAAGTGACCTCCAGGAAGCAATTCTGCTGTAGGAATTAACCCACAATTAAAAGACTCTCTTGCTCCCAGGTATCAAAGTGTCTCTTTGTATCTAAACAAACACAGCAATaagcagcagagatgctgtAACTCTTTAATATCTTGTCTTTGAAGCTGAGGCATATTGTTCCGCTACCCAGAACGAAAGCCTTGAAATAGTGTGTCTGACTTGTGTGGCACCAGAAAGCTCCAAGGACACACAAGAACTCTCCAGGAGTCTGTCAGATGAATTATCTGACTGAAAGATGGGGTTTGCCAGTTACATCCTTGGAGAGGGCAAACCAAggacaaaaatcaaaacatacACCTTTTGCCCTCTTATTTGGATTTACTTATTATCTACTTCTGGGGAAGACCAAGAACTGGAATTATGTTTGGGAACACACTGAAAtggttttcaaaataaagtttCTAGTAGTCTACAGAAGTGTGCCTATGTATGAGTCTTGTAAGTCCATCCTTCCCCTGTGCTCCTGTAGCATCTGCACTATTTGCATTAGGGATGCCTGAATGTACGGTTTGGCATTTAATTCTATTTAGTACGTATTGATTAACCTACTGTGAGTTGATTCTTAACCTTTTCCAGCCTTGCACTGCTTGCTGTCAACAATGAAAAATCCATGGAGAAACGTCTTCAATACAGAAAAGATCTGAAATTACAGTATACACTCCACTGCCAATAAGAGATGCTTATGAACATATTCACAAAACATTTATCTCTAGAAGAATTAAGACTGGAGAAATAAACGACGCGTTAAAAAACTCACTTCTTGCATCATAGCACACCACTACATTAAAAACGTAAagttaaaaaccaaacagtaCTTGCCGTTCTCAGAGACAACTgatgttcattttcttcatcatcTACTTTAAACTGATACTCCTTATCCGCTTTAAGCTCGCAGCCTGTAAGAAGACAATTCAATTATACATCTGCTGTTTTATTAAAGACGCAGGTATTTGCTAACCACTTATTTTGCAACTTAGTGCTCCCAGGCCTTGTACCTGCACAGAGAACTAGCGGCACTCTGGGCACGCACGCAGTGAACACGTGGGGTGAGGAAAACCCCAGGCGAGCGCGCGGCCTGCTGCCGACCACGCAGCTCCCCGCGCGGCCCGTTCAAGCCCAGCAGCTTCAAGACCACCCCCGCCCAGCGTCCCTCGCGGTGCCCGGGGCGATGCCAGCTCCGCAACGCCCGCGGCGGGCGGCCCGGCCTGTCCCGGAGCCATGGGCGGAAAGGCGCGCGCGGCCGCGAGGCGCTCCACGTGCTCCGCCTCCGGTGGCGCTGCCATGTGCTCCGCGGGCGCTCCCAGCGCGCCGCGTCCTTAGGAACGGCCGGGAGACACCGGGAACAAAGCGCGGGACAAAGCGGGACGGGCCCCGCCACGTGCGGGCCGCGCGCCACGTGGGGAGCGCGCGCGGGAACGGCCGCGGCGCGGGAACGGCCCCGACACAgcccccccttccccttccccttcgcGGAGGCGCGGCGCTCGGCCGGCACAGGCCGcggccccgcacggcgcccgcACggcgcccggccccggggcctGCGGGGGCGACGGAGCCAGCGGGCCCCGGGAGAGCGTTGCCGCGGGAGCGGCGAGCGTTACCGAAGAGGAAAGTCTGCGGGCGCAGGGGGCCCATGCTCTCCATGTCCATGGCGCTGTCCTCCATCGCGGGGCTGGGGCGCAACTGGCCGGCGGATGCTGCGCTGCGGGCGGACACGCACTAAAGGAAGCCCCGTGCCCGCCCACTCGCTGATATAGCCTCGCGCTCTCGCGAGAGCCGCGCGCGGGACACGCCCCCTCGGCCCCCCGTTCCGCTCCTGCGCACGCGCGCACTCGCGCACTCGCGCGTGCGGAGGGTGGTCGCGCGCGGGGTCGGGCgggccgccagggggcgccgcGGGGCCGGGTCCGTGTGAGGGGTCCCGGGCCGCCCCCCGGACCCTCCCGGGCCGGTCCCGCCGCGCCGGAGCCGCCCCGGAGCCGGAGCCGCAGCCGCAGCCGGAGCcgcagccggagccggagccgcgGGGAACCGCAGTCCTCCGCTGCACGGCCTCGCAACGCGTGGGGCGCAGCGATGGGGGGATCGCAGCCATTCCGCTGCACGGCCGCGCAGCACGTGGGGCGCAG
This region includes:
- the NPM1 gene encoding nucleophosmin, with product MEDSAMDMESMGPLRPQTFLFGCELKADKEYQFKVDDEENEHQLSLRTVTLGAGAKDELHVVEAEALDYEGNPTKVVLASLKMSVQPTVSLGGFEITPPVVLRLKCGSGPVYVSGQHLVALEEEPESDEEEDDTKIVNASTKRPASGGGAKTPQKKPKLAEDDEDDDEDEDDDDDDEDDLEDDEEEIKAPIKKPVREVAGKNMQKAKQNGKDSKPSTPASKSKTPDSKKDKTLTPKTPKVPLSLEEIKAKMQASVDKGTTLPKLEPKFANYVKNCFRTEDQKVIQALWQWRQTL